The genomic window TGGAAAGCACCATAGGAGAGGCCAGGGAGCTCATGAAGACGGACGTGCCCACGGGCATGACCAAGGACGTCTGGTTCGAATACCAGGTGAATAAGGCGATCGTGGAGGGCAAAGGGTTCGACCTCCTCGTCATGGGGCGGCCCGAGGGGCCCGGCTGCTATTGCGCGGCCAACAGCCTGGCCAAGCAATCTATCGACGTGCTGAAGGATAATTATACCTTTGTGGTCGTGGACAACGAGGCGGGCATGGAGCACATGAGCAGGCTCGTGACCCAGGATGTGGACCACCTCTACGTCATATCCGACGGTCAGCCCCGGGGCCTGCTCACCGCGAAGAGGATCATGGACCTTGTCGGCGAGCTGAAGCTCCATATCACCCATACCCACCTCATCATCAACAGGCTGAAAGAGGAGGACCGGGAGCTCATCGCGGAGCTTGTCCTCGAAAAGGAGCTCGAGATCTCGGGGACGATAGGAGACGACAGGGAGCTGATAAAGGCAGACGCTGCAGGCAAGACCGTATTCGACCTGGGGCCGGATTCACGCGCCCTGGCCGACGCATATAAGATTTTCAAAAGGACATTGCAGAAGTAGAGAAAGGGGAATCTGTGCGCCTGGTCGGTAGAGGGGGGGAACCATTGTCCCCCCTTGTTCGCAGGGTCTGCTTACTTCGGGACCTGGTCGAGAGGAATCTTCAGCGCATCGGCTACGCCTTTCCCGTAAGCAGGGTCGGCTTTCAGGCAATTGCCGATGTGGCGGACCTTTACCTCCATCGGGGCGTCCGCGATGGCCCTGGCCGTATTGCTGAAGAGAAGGGCCTGCTTTTCTCGTGTCATGAGTCCGAAAAGGAGTCCCGGTTGACTGTAGTAATCCTCATCCATCCTGTGGTTCCAGTGATCCGCAGCGCCCTCCAGACTGAGGGGCGGCTCGGCGAACTCAGGCTGCTCGTTCCATTCGCCATAGCTGTTGGGCTGGTATCCCAGGGTGCTGCCGTAGTTGTTGTCCACCCGCATTGCGCCGTCCCTGTGGTAGCTGTGGACAGGGCAGCGGGCCTTATTCACGGGGATCAGGTGATGGTTGACGCCGAGACGGTAACGCTGGGCGTCGCCATAGGAAAAGAGCCTCCCCTGGAGCATCTTGTCCGGTGAGAAGCCGATGCCGGGCACGATATTGGCGGGGTTGAAGGCGGCCTGCTCCACCTCGGCAAAATAATTCTCCGGGTTCCGGTTCAATTCGAGGATACCCACTTCCATGAGGGGATAGTCTTTATGGAACCAGACTTTGGTGAGATCGAAGGGGTTATAAGGGCACGTGGCCGCCTCTTTCTCCGGCATCACCTGGATATACATGGTCCATTGGGGGAAATCACCCCTGTCGATGCTTTCCAGGAGGTCTCGCTGGTGGCTTTCCCTGTCTTTGCCGACAAGCGCCTCCGCCTCCTGATCGCTCAGGTTTTGAATCCCTTGCCGGGACTTGAGGTGAAATTTAACCCAGTGACGCTCATTCCTGCCGTTGATGAGGCTGAAGGTGTGGCTGCCGAATCCGTGCATGTGCCTGTATGACAGGGGCAGGCCACGGTCGCTCATCACGATGGTCACCTGGTGAAGCGCTTCGGGGAGAGAGGTCCAGAAATCCCAGTTGTTGCGCGCGCTTCTCATGTTGGTCCTGGGGTCTCTCTTCACCGCGTGGTTGAGGTCCGGGAACTTGAGAGGGTCCCGCAGGAAAAATACAGGCGTATTATTGCCCACCAGGTCCCAGTTCCCCTCCTCGGTGTAAAACTTTGTGGCGAACCCCCTGATGTCGCGCTCCGCGTCCGCTGCCCCGCGCTCGCCGGCCACCGTGGAAAAGCGCGTGAAAGTCTCCGTCTTCTTGCCTACCTCGGAGAAAATTTTCGCTTTCGTATAACGGGTAATATCGTGGGTCACGGTAAAGGCCCCGAACGCCCCGGAGCCCTTCGCGTGCATCCGCCGCTCCGGTATTACTTCCCGGTCGAAATTCGCAAGCTTTTCCATGAACCACACGTCCTGGAGCAGCATTGGCCCGCGCGGTCCCGCGGTCATGGCATTCTGGTTGTCGACCACAGGCGCTCCCGAGTTAGTGGTCAGGCGTTTCTTTTCGTCCTTCATGTCTCCTCCTTGTTTAATTATCTATTTTTCTGTGGGAAAGGGATAAACCGGAACCGTTCCTATGGCAAAAGCAAAAAATTTTCAGTCCTCTTTCCTGCATTTCCTGCAAAAACCGTAATACTCGTACCTCATCTTTCTGCTTCTGAACCCTGTTGCCGCTTCGATCAAGGCAGGCACATCCGCAACATCCCTGTCAAAATTCTCTATGGCCCCGCATTTTTCGCAGATGAGGTCGATGTGGTCCTCCATGCGCGCCTCATACCTGCTATCCATATTGTCGAACTCGAGCTCCTTGATCAGTCCCTCCTTCTTGAGCATATTCAACGTGTAATAGACAGTCGAAGTGCTGACCTTCGGCATCGTCTCCCTCACCTTCCTCAGCAAAGCCCGGGCGCTCGGATGATTATTGTCGCGAGAAAGAAGCCGGATAATCTCCAGCCTCTGGGGCGTGAGCTTCATACCTTTTCTTTTAAGCCCATCGGTTATCTCTTGTCCTCTATCGCCGGTCTTACCCATACACACCTGTACATCGGAATGGTTCCTGACATTAATCATCTAAAAAGAGAGTGTCAAGGCATATAGAGGCGCGACAAGAGTGTTTCTTGGGATTGGGGAGTTGCCGATTAAAAAGTGACGGCCCCTCCCGGCGGGGACTCGGGAGGGGCCGTCTTTTGGAGGTATGTAATGAGGAAGAGCGTCCTGAACTGCCTTATTATTGTGTCGGGTTGACGGGGACCCAGGCCCTGTGGGCGGGGACCCACTTTCCGCCTATCCATTGCCCCTGAACCATCACCCATTGTCCCGGGGGTTGCTCCTGAGGACCGGCGGACGCCGCACTCTGTTCTGTATGGGCCAGCCTTGCCTGGTTCTCGTTCTGGTCCACCGCATTTCCTACCACGGCGCCTGCAAGCGCCCCGGCGCCCGCTCCTATGAGCGTCCCTGCGGTGTTGCTCCCTATGAGCTGGCCGGCGATCGCGCCGATTCCCGCGCCGATGGCCGCGCCTTTTTGGGTATTATATCCGGTTGATGTGCATGAAAAAGTGAGAAAACACGCCGCAATAATTACTATGGTGAGGAGTTCTTTCTGGTCTCTCATTTTCCCGGTCTCCCTGAGGTGCTGGCGCTTCATGGTTATCTGGAAAGCAATATCCATGCCGCGTTCCTCCGAAGGGGAAAAAGGC from Syntrophorhabdaceae bacterium includes these protein-coding regions:
- a CDS encoding AAA family ATPase, coding for MPKIMAFAGKGGVGKTTIGGMLVRYLVEEMKDGPVFAVDADPNSNLNEVLGLPVESTIGEARELMKTDVPTGMTKDVWFEYQVNKAIVEGKGFDLLVMGRPEGPGCYCAANSLAKQSIDVLKDNYTFVVVDNEAGMEHMSRLVTQDVDHLYVISDGQPRGLLTAKRIMDLVGELKLHITHTHLIINRLKEEDRELIAELVLEKELEISGTIGDDRELIKADAAGKTVFDLGPDSRALADAYKIFKRTLQK
- a CDS encoding catalase, translated to MKDEKKRLTTNSGAPVVDNQNAMTAGPRGPMLLQDVWFMEKLANFDREVIPERRMHAKGSGAFGAFTVTHDITRYTKAKIFSEVGKKTETFTRFSTVAGERGAADAERDIRGFATKFYTEEGNWDLVGNNTPVFFLRDPLKFPDLNHAVKRDPRTNMRSARNNWDFWTSLPEALHQVTIVMSDRGLPLSYRHMHGFGSHTFSLINGRNERHWVKFHLKSRQGIQNLSDQEAEALVGKDRESHQRDLLESIDRGDFPQWTMYIQVMPEKEAATCPYNPFDLTKVWFHKDYPLMEVGILELNRNPENYFAEVEQAAFNPANIVPGIGFSPDKMLQGRLFSYGDAQRYRLGVNHHLIPVNKARCPVHSYHRDGAMRVDNNYGSTLGYQPNSYGEWNEQPEFAEPPLSLEGAADHWNHRMDEDYYSQPGLLFGLMTREKQALLFSNTARAIADAPMEVKVRHIGNCLKADPAYGKGVADALKIPLDQVPK
- a CDS encoding Fur family transcriptional regulator; the protein is MGKTGDRGQEITDGLKRKGMKLTPQRLEIIRLLSRDNNHPSARALLRKVRETMPKVSTSTVYYTLNMLKKEGLIKELEFDNMDSRYEARMEDHIDLICEKCGAIENFDRDVADVPALIEAATGFRSRKMRYEYYGFCRKCRKED
- a CDS encoding glycine zipper domain-containing protein: MDIAFQITMKRQHLRETGKMRDQKELLTIVIIAACFLTFSCTSTGYNTQKGAAIGAGIGAIAGQLIGSNTAGTLIGAGAGALAGAVVGNAVDQNENQARLAHTEQSAASAGPQEQPPGQWVMVQGQWIGGKWVPAHRAWVPVNPTQ